The following are encoded in a window of Narcine bancroftii isolate sNarBan1 chromosome 2, sNarBan1.hap1, whole genome shotgun sequence genomic DNA:
- the naa38 gene encoding N-alpha-acetyltransferase 38, NatC auxiliary subunit isoform X1, whose translation MAAMPGMEVVSVLGENGQLSEEQRNGPAGHGMQVRDGLYSHARCMLESLLNRSMRIRMTDGRTLVGLFLCTDRDCNVILGSAQEYLKPTGSPVPAEPRVLGLAMIPGHHIVSIEAEADGVANPPYT comes from the exons ATGGCGGCGATGCCGGGTATGGAAGTTGTGTCCGTACTCGGGGAAAATGGGCAACTGAGCGAGGAGCAGCGCAACGGGCCGGCG GGCCATGGCATGCAGGTGAGAGATGGGCTGTACTCCCACGCTAGGTGCATGTTGGAAAGCCTGCTGAACAGGAGCATGCGGATCCGGATGACAGACGGCCGGACCCTGGTCGGCCTCTTCCTCTGCACTGACCGCGACTGCAATGTCATCTTGGGCTCTGCTCAGGAGTACCTAAAGCCGACCG GGTCCCCAGTCCCGGCCGAGCCCCGGGTGCTGGGCCTCGCCATGATCCCCGGCCACCATATCGTGTCCATCGAGGCGGAGGCTGACGGTGTCGCCAACCCTCCCTACACCTGA
- the cyb5d1 gene encoding cytochrome b5 domain-containing protein 1, whose amino-acid sequence MVRSGGVVVRRTGNPGVAMTTTDAGAMLHSRYYTPGEVAGHNTMADLWVSFLGKVYNLTALAREYQGDVLLKPILEAAGQDISHWFDKESHDVRVEIDQLTNCQKYHTPRGRFVHVPPPMPHSDWFNGFGAPWWKDQKYEVGNLSVKTRHIRIINTLTAQEQVLEVCSEETLNEILERYLAYNAHAASYTWKHSGVRLAMDKTLEENGITDEDEDLHELQMEPQDWRHSILLYFNDNLTEL is encoded by the exons ATGGTGCGTTCTGGGGGGGTTGTAGTCCGGCGAACCGGAAATCCCGGTGTGGCCATGACGACCACGGACGCCGGCGCCATGCTGCACTCCCGCTACTACACTCCCGGCGAAGTGGCGGGGCACAACACGATGGCCGATTTGTGGGTCTCCTTCCTTGGCAAGGTGTATAACCTCACGGCTCTGGCCCGCGAGTACCAAG GTGACGTCTTGCTTAAACCCATTCTTGAAGCAGCTGGACAAGACATCAGCCACTGGTTTGATAAGGAAAGTCATGAT GTCCGCGTTGAAATCGATCAGCTGACCAACTGCCAGAAGTACCACACTCCTCGAGGCCGCTTTGTCCATGTTCCACCTCCCATGCCCCACAGCGACTGGTTCAACGGCTTTGGCGCACCCTGGTGGAAAGATCAAAAGTACGAGGTTGGAAATCTGAGTGTAAAAACACGGCATATTCGGATCATCAATACTCTGACTGCGCAAGAACAAGTGCTGGAG gTGTGCAGCGAGGAGACGTTGAACGAGATCCTGGAGCGGTACCTAGCATACAATGCTCATGCGGCCAGCTACACATGGAAACACAGCGGTGTGAGGCTGGCCATGGACAAGACGCTGGAGGAGAATGGGATCACAGACGAGGACGAGGACCTCCATGAGCTGCAGATGGAGCCCCAGGACTGGCGCCACTCCATTCTGCTCTACTTCAACGACAACCTGACTGAGCTGTAG
- the LOC138753067 gene encoding transmembrane protein 88-like, translated as MSDGAAPPRGPAAAGGLWPPPYTPSGRSGGDGPELRSPLDCWACPVLVSAQKLPVAAFNLLLLGATLTPILLPTGIMVGFGLACHSQCPNSAILPPEFFCTFAVTFSILDLSAGRCKETLGDGSSAALVAVGSVLAAPLAVLALAAYCHLARHLHLSLCFVPYSKAVYRNLPASHYQSTGVCYLQPRETAGKIWV; from the exons ATGTCGGACGGAGCTGCTCCACCGAGAGGTCCGGCCGCCGCGGGTGGGCTTTGGCCGCCCCCCTACACCCCCTCGGGCCGGAGCGGGGGGGACGGGCCGGAGCTGCGCTCGCCCTTGGACTGCTGGGCGTGTCCGGTGCTGGTGTCAGCCCAGAAACTGCCGGTGGCCGCCTTCAACCTGCTGCTGCTCGGCGCTACCCTCACCCCCATCCTCCTGCCCACCGGCATCATGGTGGGCTTCGGGCTGGCCTGTCACTCACAG TGCCCGAACTCCGCCATACTTCCGCCTGAATTCTTTTGTACCTTTGCTGTAACATTTAGC ATCCTGGACTTGTCAGCTGGCCGGTGTAAGGAGACGCTGGGCGATGGCAGCTCGGCAGCACTGGTGGCGGTGGGCTCAGTCCTGGCGGCGCCGCTGGCGGTCCTGGCCCTGGCGGCCTACTGCCACCTTGCCCGCCACCTCCATCTCAGCCTCTGCTTCGTCCCCTACAGCAAGGCTGTCTACCGGAACCTCCCGGCCAGCCACTACCAGAGTACGGGGGTATGCTACCTGCAGCCGAGAGAGACTGCTGGCAAGATCTGGGTGTAG
- the naa38 gene encoding N-alpha-acetyltransferase 38, NatC auxiliary subunit isoform X2, whose translation MAAMPGMEVVSVLGENGQLSEEQRNGPAGHGMQVRDGLYSHARCMLESLLNRSMRIRMTDGRTLVGLFLCTDRDCNVILGSAQEYLKPTGRGAGAGFTLRVPGNVHPGPQSRPSPGCWASP comes from the exons ATGGCGGCGATGCCGGGTATGGAAGTTGTGTCCGTACTCGGGGAAAATGGGCAACTGAGCGAGGAGCAGCGCAACGGGCCGGCG GGCCATGGCATGCAGGTGAGAGATGGGCTGTACTCCCACGCTAGGTGCATGTTGGAAAGCCTGCTGAACAGGAGCATGCGGATCCGGATGACAGACGGCCGGACCCTGGTCGGCCTCTTCCTCTGCACTGACCGCGACTGCAATGTCATCTTGGGCTCTGCTCAGGAGTACCTAAAGCCGACCGGTAGGGGGGCCGGGGCCGGCTTCACGTTGAGGGTGCCTGGGAATGTCCATCCG GGTCCCCAGTCCCGGCCGAGCCCCGGGTGCTGGGCCTCGCCATGA